A region from the Vicia villosa cultivar HV-30 ecotype Madison, WI linkage group LG3, Vvil1.0, whole genome shotgun sequence genome encodes:
- the LOC131655605 gene encoding small heat shock protein, chloroplastic-like — protein MRFDMPGVSKEDVKVSVEDDVLVIRSDHKEESGGEDSWSRKSYSSYDTKLKLPDNCEKDKVKAELKDGVLYITIPKTKVERKVIDVQVQR, from the coding sequence ATGCGTTTTGATATGCCTGGTGTTTCTAAGGAGGATGTGAAGGTATCAGTTGAAGATGATGTTCTTGTCATAAGAAGTGACCATAAAGAGGAAAGTGGTGGAGAAGATTCATGGTCGAGAAAGAGTTATAGTTCTTATGATACAAAGCTCAAGCTTCCTGATAACTGCGAGAAAGATAAGGTTAAGGCTGAGTTGAAAGATGGTGTGCTTTATATTACTATTCCTAAGACTAAAGTTGAACGCAAGGTTATTGATGTTCAAGTTCAGCGATGA
- the LOC131655604 gene encoding small heat shock protein, chloroplastic-like: MAQAVSLSTIASPMLSQKPCNSVKSTLPCMASFPLSKQLPRPGLKNMRAQAGGGGDNKDNSVEVHRLNKEDQQTAVERKPRRSAIDISPFGLLDPWSPMRSMRQMLDTMDRIFEDAMTIPGRNIGGGEIRVP; this comes from the coding sequence ATGGCTCAGGCAGTGTCGTTGTCAACCATTGCTTCACCTATGCTGTCCCAAAAACCATGCAACTCTGTCAAAAGTACACTACCTTGCATGGCCTCATTTCCATTAAGTAAACAATTGCCGAGGCCAGGACTGAAAAATATGAGAGCTCAAGCTGGCGGTGGTGGTGATAACAAAGATAACTCCGTCGAAGTTCATCGTCTTAACAAAGAAGATCAACAAACTGCCGTAGAAAGAAAGCCTCGAAGAAGTGCCATCGACATTTCACCATTTGGTTTATTGGACCCATGGTCACCTATGAGAAGCATGCGCCAGATGCTGGACACAATGGACAGAATTTTCGAAGATGCCATGACGATTCCCGGAAGAAACATTGGAGGAGGTGAGATCCGTGTGCCTTAG